A single genomic interval of Helianthus annuus cultivar XRQ/B chromosome 13, HanXRQr2.0-SUNRISE, whole genome shotgun sequence harbors:
- the LOC110898311 gene encoding probable DNA helicase MCM8 isoform X1, giving the protein MMSFGKQKSTSEGQMTQILAKYFPQIDYSHGDGKNKMLLTSKLHDNFFSKPHASDIISQVKKEDTLFILPLDFQHFRKVCTLEEVYDVLERKPKEALICMSAAVHKVLYDLNVEEWDESTKVNIRLHNHPESMIALKNLKAAYIERLVSVRGTVIKVSTVKPLVVRMSFVCTKCGTTIARDFPDGKFSPPSVCVIHGCKSRSFNPIRSSARPIDFQKIRIQELLKSEHHEEGRVPRTLECELTEDLVDLCIPGDIVTVTGIIRVINNYMDIGGGKSKGKNQGLYYLYLEGISVKNSKSQSEPENSQDTENVTKATDLLDLYSFSQRDLEFICKFTSEHGSDVFRQMLQSICPSIYGHELVKAGITLALFGGVRKHSMDQNKVPIRGDIHVIIVGDPGLGKSQLLQAAASVSPRGIYVCGNATTNAGLTVAVVKDSMTGDYAFEAGAMVLADRGLCCIDEFDKMSAEHQSLLEAMEQQCVSVAKAGLVASLSAQTTVLAAANPVGGHYNRAKTVNENLKINAALLSRFDLVFILLDKPDEQLDKQVSEHIMSLHAGIGDSSQTVKKLTASQSIRSTDFYVKSNSLVSRLRLDPKKDRDFVPLPVPLLRKYIAYARTYVFPRMSREAAKILQEFYLKLRDRNTSADGTPVTARQLESLVRLAQARARVDLREEITVEDAMDVVEIMKESLYDKYVDEHGFVDFGRSGGMSNQKEAKRFLSALNKQSELEQKDCFSISEIYILADRIGLMVSDVGEFVENLNNVGYLLKKGPKTYQVLSSSYSSSRSTR; this is encoded by the exons ATGATGAGTTTCGGGAAGCAAAAATCAACGAGCGAAGGCCAAATGACACAGATCTTGGCTAAATACTTCCCTCAGATCGATTATTCTCATGGTGACGGAAAGAACAAGATGCTACTCACTTCCAAACTTCATGACAATTTTTTCTCTAAACCTCACGCATCAGACATCATCTCTCAG GTAAAGAAAGAGGACACATTGTTCATTTTGCCACTTGATTTTCAACATTTTCGGAAAGTATGCACGCTAGAAGAAGTTTACGACGTTTTAGAAAGAAAACCGAAAGAAGCTCTTATTTGCATGAGTGCTGCAGTACACAAG GTCCTTTATGATTTAAACGTTGAAGAATGGGACGAAAGTACAAAGGTAAACATCCGCTTGCACAACCACCCCGAATCAATGATTGCTTTGAAGAACCTCAAGGCAGCTTACATTG AACGGCTCGTTTCCGTGCGTGGCACTGTGATAAAAGTTAGCACCGTCAAGCCGTTGGTGGTACGAATGAGTTTCGTATGTACCAAATGCGGGACTACGATCGCACGTGACTTCCCTGACGGGAAATTCTCACCTCCTTCGGTTTGTGTAATACATGGATGCAAAAGCAGAAGTTTTAACCCGATTAGGTCCAGTGCACGACCAATAGACTTCCAGAAAATAAG AATTCAAGAGTTGCTGAAATCCGAACATCATGAAGAAGGCCGAGTTCCAAGAACTTTGGAATGCGAATTGACCGAAGATCTTGTAGACCTTTGTATCCCCGGAGACATTGTGACTGTTACCGGTATAATACGGGTGATTAACAATTACATGGATATAGGAGGAG GAAAATCAAAGGGCAAGAATCAAGGATTATATTACTTGTATTTAGAAGGGATTTCGGTTAAAAACTCCAAATCACAGTCTGAGCCTGAGAATTCGCAAGATACGGAAAACGTGACTAAAGCTACAGACTTGCTGGATTTATATTCTTTCAGTCAAAGGGATTTAGAGTTCATTTGTAAATTTACTTCAGAGCATGGTTCAGATGTGTTTCGTCAAATGCTGCAGTCAATTTGCCCCTCCATCTATGGGCATGAACTTGTTAAAG CTGGAATAACATTGGCACTGTTTGGAGGTGTAAGGAAGCATTCAATGGATCAGAATAAAGTTCCCATTAGAGGAGACATTCATGTGATAATTGTCG GCGATCCTGGACTAGGAAAAAGTCAACTACTGCAAGCAGCAGCTTCGGTTTCACCACGAGGTATATATGTTTGCGGGAATGCCACAACAAACGCTGGCCTCACTGTTGCGGTGGTCAAAGATTCAATGACCGGTGACTACGCTTTTGAGGCAG GTGCGATGGTACTAGCAGACAGAGGATTGTGCTGCATAGATGAATTTGATAAAATGTCTGCAGAACACCAG TCTCTACTAGAAGCTATGGAGCAACAGTGTGTCTCCGTTGCCAAAGCAGGGCTCGTAGCAAGTTTATCGGCTCAAACTACGGTTTTAGCAGCTGCAAACCCCGTTGGTGGCCATTACAA CCGGGCGAaaactgtgaatgagaatttgaaaATTAACGCTGCTTTGTTATCGCGATTTGATTTGGTATTCATATTGCTTGACAAGCCTGATGAGCAGCTTGACAAACAAGTTTCTGAACACATTATGTCG CTGCATGCTGGCATTGGGGATAGTTCACAAACTGTGAAAAAACTTACGG CATCTCAAAGTATTAGAAGCACGGATTTCTATGTGAAAAGTAATTCATTAGTCTCGAGGTTAAGACTTGATCCCAAAAAGGACAGGGATTTTGTTCCTTTGCCAGTCCCGCTTCTCCGCAAATATATCGCGTATGCAAGAACTTATGTCTTTCCAAG GATGTCAAGAGAAGCAGCTAAAATCCTGCAGGAGTTCTACCTAAAACTTAGAGACCGCAACACGTCTGCTGATGGCACACCGGTAACCGCAAGGCAATTAGAAAGTCTAGTAAGATTAGCACAAGCGCGTGCCAGGGTGGATTTGAGGGAAGAAATAACTGTGGAAGATGCTATG GATGTTGTTGAAATAATGAAGGAATCGTTGTACGACAAATATGTTGATGAGCACGGATTTGTGGATTTCGGTCGAAGCGGTGGGATGAGTAATCAAAAAGAAGCCAAGCGGTTTTTAAGTGCGCTGAACAAGCAATCAGAGTTGGAACAGAAAGACTGCTTTTCTATATCG GAAATATACATTTTGGCTGATAGGATTGGGTTAATGGTTTCAGACGTTGGCGAGTTTGTGGAAAATTTAAACAATGTTGGCTATCTGCTTAAAAAGGGCCCAAAAACATATCAG GTGTTGTCTTCGTCTTATTCATCATCAAGGTCAACACGCTAG
- the LOC110898311 gene encoding probable DNA helicase MCM8 isoform X2 gives MMSFGKQKSTSEGQMTQILAKYFPQIDYSHGDGKNKMLLTSKLHDNFFSKPHASDIISQVKKEDTLFILPLDFQHFRKVCTLEEVYDVLERKPKEALICMSAAVHKVLYDLNVEEWDESTKVNIRLHNHPESMIALKNLKAAYIERLVSVRGTVIKVSTVKPLVVRMSFVCTKCGTTIARDFPDGKFSPPSVCVIHGCKSRSFNPIRSSARPIDFQKIRIQELLKSEHHEEGRVPRTLECELTEDLVDLCIPGDIVTVTGIIRVINNYMDIGGEGISVKNSKSQSEPENSQDTENVTKATDLLDLYSFSQRDLEFICKFTSEHGSDVFRQMLQSICPSIYGHELVKAGITLALFGGVRKHSMDQNKVPIRGDIHVIIVGDPGLGKSQLLQAAASVSPRGIYVCGNATTNAGLTVAVVKDSMTGDYAFEAGAMVLADRGLCCIDEFDKMSAEHQSLLEAMEQQCVSVAKAGLVASLSAQTTVLAAANPVGGHYNRAKTVNENLKINAALLSRFDLVFILLDKPDEQLDKQVSEHIMSLHAGIGDSSQTVKKLTASQSIRSTDFYVKSNSLVSRLRLDPKKDRDFVPLPVPLLRKYIAYARTYVFPRMSREAAKILQEFYLKLRDRNTSADGTPVTARQLESLVRLAQARARVDLREEITVEDAMDVVEIMKESLYDKYVDEHGFVDFGRSGGMSNQKEAKRFLSALNKQSELEQKDCFSISEIYILADRIGLMVSDVGEFVENLNNVGYLLKKGPKTYQVLSSSYSSSRSTR, from the exons ATGATGAGTTTCGGGAAGCAAAAATCAACGAGCGAAGGCCAAATGACACAGATCTTGGCTAAATACTTCCCTCAGATCGATTATTCTCATGGTGACGGAAAGAACAAGATGCTACTCACTTCCAAACTTCATGACAATTTTTTCTCTAAACCTCACGCATCAGACATCATCTCTCAG GTAAAGAAAGAGGACACATTGTTCATTTTGCCACTTGATTTTCAACATTTTCGGAAAGTATGCACGCTAGAAGAAGTTTACGACGTTTTAGAAAGAAAACCGAAAGAAGCTCTTATTTGCATGAGTGCTGCAGTACACAAG GTCCTTTATGATTTAAACGTTGAAGAATGGGACGAAAGTACAAAGGTAAACATCCGCTTGCACAACCACCCCGAATCAATGATTGCTTTGAAGAACCTCAAGGCAGCTTACATTG AACGGCTCGTTTCCGTGCGTGGCACTGTGATAAAAGTTAGCACCGTCAAGCCGTTGGTGGTACGAATGAGTTTCGTATGTACCAAATGCGGGACTACGATCGCACGTGACTTCCCTGACGGGAAATTCTCACCTCCTTCGGTTTGTGTAATACATGGATGCAAAAGCAGAAGTTTTAACCCGATTAGGTCCAGTGCACGACCAATAGACTTCCAGAAAATAAG AATTCAAGAGTTGCTGAAATCCGAACATCATGAAGAAGGCCGAGTTCCAAGAACTTTGGAATGCGAATTGACCGAAGATCTTGTAGACCTTTGTATCCCCGGAGACATTGTGACTGTTACCGGTATAATACGGGTGATTAACAATTACATGGATATAGGAGGAG AAGGGATTTCGGTTAAAAACTCCAAATCACAGTCTGAGCCTGAGAATTCGCAAGATACGGAAAACGTGACTAAAGCTACAGACTTGCTGGATTTATATTCTTTCAGTCAAAGGGATTTAGAGTTCATTTGTAAATTTACTTCAGAGCATGGTTCAGATGTGTTTCGTCAAATGCTGCAGTCAATTTGCCCCTCCATCTATGGGCATGAACTTGTTAAAG CTGGAATAACATTGGCACTGTTTGGAGGTGTAAGGAAGCATTCAATGGATCAGAATAAAGTTCCCATTAGAGGAGACATTCATGTGATAATTGTCG GCGATCCTGGACTAGGAAAAAGTCAACTACTGCAAGCAGCAGCTTCGGTTTCACCACGAGGTATATATGTTTGCGGGAATGCCACAACAAACGCTGGCCTCACTGTTGCGGTGGTCAAAGATTCAATGACCGGTGACTACGCTTTTGAGGCAG GTGCGATGGTACTAGCAGACAGAGGATTGTGCTGCATAGATGAATTTGATAAAATGTCTGCAGAACACCAG TCTCTACTAGAAGCTATGGAGCAACAGTGTGTCTCCGTTGCCAAAGCAGGGCTCGTAGCAAGTTTATCGGCTCAAACTACGGTTTTAGCAGCTGCAAACCCCGTTGGTGGCCATTACAA CCGGGCGAaaactgtgaatgagaatttgaaaATTAACGCTGCTTTGTTATCGCGATTTGATTTGGTATTCATATTGCTTGACAAGCCTGATGAGCAGCTTGACAAACAAGTTTCTGAACACATTATGTCG CTGCATGCTGGCATTGGGGATAGTTCACAAACTGTGAAAAAACTTACGG CATCTCAAAGTATTAGAAGCACGGATTTCTATGTGAAAAGTAATTCATTAGTCTCGAGGTTAAGACTTGATCCCAAAAAGGACAGGGATTTTGTTCCTTTGCCAGTCCCGCTTCTCCGCAAATATATCGCGTATGCAAGAACTTATGTCTTTCCAAG GATGTCAAGAGAAGCAGCTAAAATCCTGCAGGAGTTCTACCTAAAACTTAGAGACCGCAACACGTCTGCTGATGGCACACCGGTAACCGCAAGGCAATTAGAAAGTCTAGTAAGATTAGCACAAGCGCGTGCCAGGGTGGATTTGAGGGAAGAAATAACTGTGGAAGATGCTATG GATGTTGTTGAAATAATGAAGGAATCGTTGTACGACAAATATGTTGATGAGCACGGATTTGTGGATTTCGGTCGAAGCGGTGGGATGAGTAATCAAAAAGAAGCCAAGCGGTTTTTAAGTGCGCTGAACAAGCAATCAGAGTTGGAACAGAAAGACTGCTTTTCTATATCG GAAATATACATTTTGGCTGATAGGATTGGGTTAATGGTTTCAGACGTTGGCGAGTTTGTGGAAAATTTAAACAATGTTGGCTATCTGCTTAAAAAGGGCCCAAAAACATATCAG GTGTTGTCTTCGTCTTATTCATCATCAAGGTCAACACGCTAG
- the LOC110898310 gene encoding hepatoma-derived growth factor-related protein 2 has translation MSTNTDAIKSSTDAVVSSEPPINNNIAVSNGVTDVIGADSKTETLVDDSRVSGGEIGVVMDKDVKVGGDIVVQDEINDARVSVDEIGIVNVMDDKSEVVLDESISSVVVSSGPLSDSVGAVDGVKAGADAVGLETETLTVKPSDDCNGDGDIVVRDAVDGSRVSGDEKGIVMDESEVVLDKPIMDDVASSEPLNKRDVDAVDGVKIGADSLGLETETLTVKPSDGNSGDGDIVVQESVDDSKGSRDEKGVAMNDNEVVLDNSVSDDVASSEPQSNKDVDAVDGVKIGADSLGSKTETLTMKPSADHVQDSVDDSRASKDEQEIVTENIEKVSDENEVNNEEKEGEYKVTDIVWAKVKNYPWWPGQIFDPSAATDKAKKFSNKKGLLVGYFGDQSFAWNKPPNIKPFRKNFGKLEKQSNSKPFLHAVNCALDEVSRRVDFGLACSCLSKEVYDKVKSQVFVNAGIKEEASKIDGGDRFSAVSTFKPVKTVQSVQELAREHFDGVSRLEALSVRTQLLAFFRWKGRNQLKAPNIFDELDIKLEDESELPLTEENKVVEDEKLASLGKKVSSKKRKLDVSDSDSDSDDSVPLKKERSLTKVTTKGKSSAKKTSSKKKKPDVSDSGIDSDSDDSVPLKKKRSLKNVDPKGNSSAKKTSSKKRKPDVSDSDSDSDDSVPLKKEISLKNVTPKGNSSAKKTSSKKRKPDVSDSDSDSDSDDSIPLRKERSLKNVTPKGNSSSKKTSSKKRKPDVSDSDSDSDSDSDSDDSIPLKKERSLKNATPKGNSSTKKTSSKKRKPDTSDSDRDSDDSVPLKKERSLTKVTPKRNSSAKRIKQGISKKATIEDNVEPDSVGKKVSSKKRKADVCDSDGSYSVPRKKEKSSTKMTSKGSSSVKRSKNNTSKKTTLKDNVDKEENGSGTDNKRPSISSPRMFRVGDSICRIAKQLSESPSILKKESEKSKNDEKTAKKDAQPVDASQTEE, from the coding sequence ATGTCTACGAACACCGATGCTATTAAATCGAGCACAGATGCTGTTGTTTCATCCGAACCACCAATTAACAATAATATTGCTGTAAGTAACGGTGTGACGGATGTTATTGGGGCTGATTCGAAAACCGAAACCCTAGTTGATGATTCTAGGGTTTCTGGTGGTGAAATAGGGGTTGTAATGGATAAGGATGTGAAAGTTGGGGGTGATATTGTTGTTCAGGATGAAATTAATGATGCTAGGGTTTCTGTAGATGAAATAGGGATTGTGAATGTGATGGATGATAAGAGTGAGGTAGTTTTGGATGAGTCGATATCGAGTGTTGTAGTTTCATCTGGACCGTTGAGTGACAGTGTTGGCGCGGTCGATGGGGTTAAGGCTGGGGCTGACGCGGTAGGTTTGGAAACTGAAACGTTAACGGTGAAGCCGTCTGATGATTGTAACGGAGATGGTGATATTGTGGTTCGGGATGCGGTTGATGGTTCTAGGGTTTCTGGAGATGAGAAAGGGATTGTGATGGATGAGAGTGAGGTAGTTTTGGATAAACCGATCATGGATGATGTGGCTTCATCTGAACCGTTGAATAAGAGAGATGTTGATGCGGTCGATGGGGTTAAGATTGGAGCTGACTCGTTAGGTTTGGAAACTGAAACGCTAACGGTGAAGCCGTCTGATGGTAATAGCGGAGATGGTGATATTGTTGTTCAGGAGTCAGTTGATGATTCTAAGGGTTCCAGAGATGAGAAAGGGGTTGCAATGAATGACAATGAGGTGGTTTTGGATAATTCGGTCTCGGATGACGTGGCTTCATCTGAACCACAGAGTAATAAAGACGTTGATGCGGTCGATGGGGTTAAGATCGGGGCTGACTCGTTAGGTTCGAAAACTGAAACCCTAACAATGAAGCCATCCGCTGATCATGTTCAGGATTCAGTTGATGATTCTAGGGCTTCTAAAGACGAGCAAGAAATTGTAACAGAGAACATTGAGAAAGTTTCCGATGAAAACGAGGTTAATAACGAGGAAAAAGAAGGTGAATATAAGGTTACGGATATAGTTTGGGCCAAGGTAAAGAACTATCCATGGTGGCCCGGTCAGATATTCGATCCATCTGCAGCAACAGATAAAGCTAAGAAATTCTCCAATAAGAAAGGGCTTCTCGTTGGTTATTTCGGTGATCAATCTTTCGCATGGAATAAACCTCCCAACATCAAGCCATTTAGGAAGAATTTCGGTAAACTGGAGAAACAAAGTAATTCCAAACCGTTTTTACATGCCGTGAATTGCGCTTTAGATGAAGTTTCAAGGCGTGTTGACTTCGGATTGGCGTGTTCTTGCTTATCCAAAGAGGTATACGATAAAGTTAAATCCCAAGTTTTTGTTAATGCGGGAATAAAGGAAGAAGCTAGCAAAATAGATGGTGGTGATAGATTTTCGGCCGTTTCTACTttcaaaccggtgaaaacggtTCAATCTGTGCAAGAACTGGCTAGAGAACATTTTGACGGAGTTAGTAGATTGGAGGCTTTGTCTGTGAGAACTCAGTTATTGGCATTCTTTCGTTGGAAAGGGCGTAATCAGTTAAAAGCACCCAATATCTTTGATGAATTAGATATTAAGTTAGAAGATGAATCTGAGCTTCCGTTAACAGAGGAAAATAAGGTGGTTGAAGACGAAAAACTAGCTTCTTTAGGTAAAAAAGTTTCATCTAAAAAGAGGAAGCTGGATGTTAGTGACAGTGATAGTGATAGTGATGATTCGGTTCCGCTCAAGAAAGAAAGAAGTTTGACTAAAGTGACTACAAAGGGTAAATCGAGTGCAAAAAAAACCTCATCTAAAAAGAAGAAGCCGGATGTTAGTGACAGTGGCATAGACAGTGATAGTGATGATTCGGTTCCGCTCAAGAAAAAAAGAAGTTTGAAAAATGTAGACCCGAAGGGCAACTCGAGTGCCAAAAAAACCTCATCTAAAAAGCGGAAGCCGGATGTTAGTGACAGTGATAGTGATAGTGATGATTCAGTCCCACTCAAGAAAGAAATAAGTTTGAAAAATGTGACTCCGAAGGGTAACTCGAGTGCAAAGAAAACTTCATCTAAAAAGAGGAAGCCGGACGTTAGTGACAGTGATAGCGACAGCGATAGTGATGATTCAATCCCACTCAGGAAAGAAAGAAGTTTGAAAAATGTGACTCCGAAGGGTAACTCGAGCTCAAAGAAAACTTCATCTAAAAAGAGGAAGCCGGACGTTAGTGACAGTGACAGCGACAGTGACAGCGATAGTGATAGTGATGATTCAATCCCACttaagaaagaaagaagtttGAAAAATGCGACTCCGAAGGGTAATTCGAGTACAAAGAAAACTTCATCTAAAAAGAGGAAGCCGGACACTAGTGACAGTGACCGTGATAGTGATGATTCGGTCCCACTCAAGAAAGAAAGAAGTTTGACAAAGGTGACCCCAAAGCGTAACTCGAgtgcaaaaagaattaaacaagGTATTAGCAAGAAAGCAACCATTGAGGATAACGTTGAACCAGATTCTGTTGGTAAAAAAGTTTCATCCAAAAAAAGGAAGGCGGATGTTTGTGATAGTGATGGTTCATATTCGGTTCCACGCAAGAAAGAAAAAAGTTCAACAAAAATGACTTCAAAGGGTAGCTCTAGTGTAAAAAGAAGTAAAAACAATACTAGCAAGAAAACAACCTTGAAGGATAATGTTGATAAGGAGGAAAACGGGAGTGGAACCGACAATAAAAGGCCATCAATTTCATCTCCAAGAATGTTTAGAGTTGGTGACAGTATATGTAGAATTGCTAAACAGTTATCCGAGTCACCGTCGATTCTTAAGAAGGAATCCGAGAAATCAAAGAATGATGAGAAAACTGCTAAAAAAGATGCACAACCTGTTGATGCAAGTCAAACTGAAGAATGA
- the LOC110898309 gene encoding 40S ribosomal protein S23: protein MGKTHGMGAGRKLKSHRRRQRWADKSYKKSHLGNEWKKPFAGSSHAKGIVLEKIGIEAKQPNSAIRKCARVQLIKNGKKIAAFVPNDGCLNYIEENDEVLIAGFGRKGHAVGDIPGVRFKVVKVSGVSLLALFKEKKEKPRS from the exons ATGGG TAAGACACATGGAATGGGAGCGGGTCGCAAGCTGAAGTCTCACAGGAGAAGACAAAGATGGGCCGACAAATCATACAAGAAGTCTCATCTTGGAAATGAGTGGAAGAAACCCTTTGCTGGTTCTTCTCATGCTAAGGGCATTGTTCTTGAGAAAAT TGGTATTGAAGCTAAGCAGCCTAACTCTGCTATTAGAAAGTGTGCTAGAGTTCAACTCATCAAGAACGGAAAGAAGATTGCCGCTTTTGTTCCCAACGATGGTTGCTTGAACTACATTGAAGAAAAC GATGAGGTTTTGATTGCCGGATTTGGGCGTAAGGGTCACGCCGTGGGAGATATTCCCGGAGTTAGGTTCAAGGTTGTGAAGGTTTCCGGTGTTTCTCTTTTGGCTTTGTTcaaggagaagaaggagaagCCAAGATCTTAA